The sequence CTAGCATCAAGAGCTTTATCGTTTGAGTTAGCCTGTCGATGGTCCAAGCGAGGCCATAGAACCGCAACTAATGCACCCTCCAAAAAGAAGAGTTTTCACGCACATACtgatttagatttttttgatgACAGGCTACCAGAACTATTATAGTTATTCTATATGTAGATGTAGGAATCCTCATCTATAGTGACAATGTTAAGGGATCATATCTATCGTATTAGACAAGTTGAACTTAGAATTAGCAAATAATACACCGGCATCTCTGATTTCTATGATGTGGTGAGCGGCGAAGCGAGAGCAAAATTTGATCAAGGATGCTCGTTCCTGGATGCTGGTCGAAAATGATGCTTGCTGCTAGATACTGGTTAGGAAGGAAGTTTGTTGTCGATCGCTTGATGGAAAGGAACGTTCGTGGTAGGGTGGCAAAGCTAGAAAAAAATTATAGCCACTCAATTCCGAAGAGAAGAAGACTTTTAAAGACGGAAAACTTCGAAGAGATTCGAGAgttgagaaagaaaagaagagcccTATTTTCTTATAGAGATAATTTTGACATTTTACAATAGATAAATAATTTCACTAATGCTATCAAATCAACTAGGTGTTAGTGTATGTTTTACAAAATATTGGCTATAAgggtaataaatataaatttcagAAAGATTTTGTAAGGTTATTTTGATCATTCTCAAATTTTTTTCTAACGTGATATTTGAATCTCATTAAAAGTTAACGGTTTGACTAATTTTCTATTAAATTATGGATTAAAGTATTGGTTaaaaataaatcttaaaaaaataaacataatttttttatattattagatatatatatatatatatatatataatttatttttaatttttaggaggcttttgtaatttattttaaaaaatattcaggTCACTTAACAAGGAGCATCGGTGGACGAACATAGCTGGCAGCCACCAAGTGACAATGATGCATATCCAGCATGAAAGTGAGACCTGGCCCCTCTTTTGGGATCTGGGGttccaaggaaaaagaaagagggtggcagaagccatttaataacaAGCAAGAGACCTTTTTCATTACTCCATGTACCAAACCCATGCACGATGGGGCCAGTACATAAATAAAATGACTGGCTATCTATTCATACTCATTGCATCACATTGAGAAATTTCACTTACAAAACGCCAACCTATTCATTACAGCAACAATACATCATATTAGCATAAGTTGTAATTAATTATTAAGGAAACAGCGGAGAAgggggaaaaggaaaagaaacatGAATGAAACAACAAAGAAGACAGATCAAAAGCTGAAAGGTAGCCACACAAATGTTACACAACCATTATAGGCTCTAAACAGAGGTTTATTTGGCCAGGtcatattaaaagaaaaacccaACATCCTTGACATCCACAAACGCGCGCTGATCACCGATACACCACCCGAATCATAATGACATAGATATAGCAGTAATGGCGATAATAACAACAGGTAAAAACAAGGAGCAAATACAATGAGAGACAAAAAAAATACATGGTCATGCAACATGAGGCGCATCCATCACAAACATGCACCAAACCCACTTCCCCAGCTAAAATGCAAGAAGGTTCTGAGAAAACACCATATATAAGAGAAATGCACTGCACGTATGTATGTACACATGCAGGcatgtatatgtatgcatacGTACGTACAATTCCATCACGCTGCTCTCGCAAGCATCTCCTGGTATTCCATCTCCTGGTACTGAAGCAAAGCAATGCGACTCTGCGCCCGTAATTGCTCGTAGAATCTCCTGATAAAGTCCTCAGCCTCATCATCCACCTCGTGGCCGGAgccatcaccttcctcatcctcCGACGAATAGTTCGAGATCCTAACAGAGAAGGGTGAGGGAAGCGGGCTACGCCGCTCCCCTGGGGCAAGTTCTTGTGATAAAAACGAGCATTGCGGGGAGTACTCAATTCTCGGCAGCCCCACGGTGGGCCGCGCCGGGGTCTCGTCGGGCTCCTCGACGACAGCGTTCAGGCAAGGGAAGTAGTTGTGGCGGCGCTTCGCGTGGAAAAAAACCGGGTTGGGGCTGTTGCTGCATGAGAACTCGTACTCCCGTAGGCCGAAGCTTGGGGTATGTGGCGGGCGGGCGTGGTGGTGGAACATGAGATTGCCGAGGGACTTACCGAGGACCTTCCCTCTCTTCATCATGAGGTTCATGTCCATCACTAGCCTCCTCTTGGAAACAAACCCCTTCCTCATCATGAAGAAGGCGATGCGAAGATAGTTCCATAGCTTCTTCGCGGCAGCAGGAGAGTGGAGCTCCATGTCGAGAGATcaaaggtggtggtggtgatagATATATGATATGGTGATACTATAGGTGACTTTCTTACGGGCTTCTAATCTCTGCGAGGTTATGAAACCTCgcagagaagaagagagccctTATGGAAGGGAATGGGAGGGGGAGGAGCGTGGCTTTATATACAGGTACAGGAGAAGAAGGTAAGGTGAAAGGAGAGATAAAGAATTGTAGGTGGTGGACTAGGGCAGTACTCCAAGGAAAAAACGTCAAGTGGAGAAGAGAATAGAAGAGGAGGGTGGTGCGGGACCGTGGCCCCATGGGCACCGCTTCTTTTGAAAAGGCCAGCTCAACTGCTACCCCGCGTCCTAGCAAAGGGAAAGGTATCAATAGACCGTTCGAGATTGGAATTTTGATACAGCTAAGGAACAGTTAGTAGagaatatttcaaaaaaaataataggcgTTAACCATCCTTTGGTCCAAATTAAGCTTTCTTGTCCAAAAATTATCACGCTCCTGCAAAGACTCATGGTTAGGCTTAAGCTAGCCCATGATTTCTGCTTAATGTTCTCAGTACCAACTACTCTTCCCAATTTTAATAAGGGGTCACGCAAAACACTCAATTCACTCAACGGTCTTCTGTCAAAAAGGCCTTTAGCATGGAAACGAAGTAACAAGAATCCAACTTTATGGATATGTACTTGCCCTTCGAAATAAAGAAGTACAGAGAGGTAGAAAACACCAAGAACAAGAAGGTAGATAGCCATGTTTGAACAGTTGGGACAATAAACAAAACCCATTCGAAATACACATATATGGTCAAATTATAGCAAAGTGGGCTGGTCCATCCATACGCAAGTGGATATTAATGTAAGCGTATCACCACCAAATAGCCACTATAATATGGGCATGGCGTAGCAAAGTCTTGTTAATGAGAAAGAAGGTAAGAAAAAAGAGATGGTACGCGAGATCCTTCAAGGGAGGAGCAAAGTCTGCAAATAAATTGGGTTGGGTCTATTCAGGCTTATGGTCTAATAAGATTTGGATCATACATCTGACTCATTTTGTTTAAAAtgttaatattttaattaaaaatattaaatcttAATTAGATATTTTTGGCAACTAACCCTTTTACATAGATGGTTGGCAACCCTCTCTGCTTAAAAAAACAAAGTTCTAGGTATAATGGTACATCCAGACCCCGATGGTTGTGGGGTTAGGGGGTGTATCTTTCTGACAAAAGaagattcaccttccttcataTGAATCCATCATTGGATCATCAACTGTTTGCTGTGAGATATGTGCTGATAGACGAATGACCAAGTTCGGagagctttgagatctgtgcgttTGGTGATCCAATGATGGTTTTATGTGAAGAAAGGTAAATCCTTCTTTGGTGCGAAAAATATAACCTGGTCCACTGGTGGGGTAACCTAGTTCCAAATATGCATCATAGAACATATTGTTGTAAGGCAAAATAGTGCAGAAAAGGATTCATAATGACTAGGACTTGTTAGTTATGATTGTAATTTGCAATACTACATTATTTTCTTTGAACCGATTGTTCTAAAAcaatatttataatttaaatTGGGCAATTAATTCACTTCCTTATGATATGCCTTGACATTAATCCTCTTTCTTCATCTTAAAATTCTGCAAACTTTCATGCAACACCCCAAGAtcagcctcttttttttttgcttttttgtcTTGTTCTTTCATCGTCTTTTCATTGGCTAACCGGCATGCCGAGTTGGGCATGGTCTGAAGTCCGGACTTTCACGTGTAGATTCCCAAAAATCTCCACTCCAATAACCAATTCTTCTTCCTATGAGCACTCTTAAACTTTTACTTTTTATGTAAGTGGGTATAAAGGCAAGCATCTCACGTAAAGAACTGGCACAATTCTTTGCTTCTAATGGTACGCGCGGAAAAATGGGCTAAAGACATGGGTTAGCGCTGCAAAACGTGGTCATGAAGCCTGAGCAACATAAGCTTCCAATCATCCAATAAGAGAGTCTCTTTTTCTATTTCCTCTCTTCCACGCTCCTCTTTTCTCGCATCAGTGTTCCTGCCGGAGAAAAGGGTCCACCCCACAGTTCATGGGAGGATGGCAGTAGGATTCTCAATTTGCCatgtcgtcttcttcttcttcttcttcttctttttcactcAATTGAAACATTGTCTCATGCTCTTTGTAAGACAAATGCAAGAGAAGCATATTCTTATATAAACAATATTTGTAACGGCTATTATGATGATTGTGAGATGGGGCAATAAGATACCTATGTAATTATCAAAATCGTTACTAATGAAATATTTTATAGATGACAATCTACAAGGCCTCAACAAAATGTGTTGCGGTTACATGTGATTTCATGACAAAATAGAGTGTTTTATGTTGAACACCTAAACTTTACAATAGATAGTGGGGTGCATAATGATATTGGGCTATTGCTCTGCTAGTGTCCTACAATATTGGCAAGTAGCAGCCCATTATTgtacaaagagaaaaaaaagaggaaagaacaATAAAAAAAGAACGAAACACTAAAAATGAAATTAACAAAAACTAGCAACATCTATCTTCAACAAGAAAGATAGCTCTTGAGGAATAGAGGAACCCACATGCAAATCAATAAACGAACAAAAACCTGCAAGCCAATTGGTAGCTTGATTTGCTTCCCAATAGATATATTGTGCAGAAAAATAATCTAGAGAAGAGATCAAATGATGAATATCCAACAAAAGGGGGAAGCATACGTATAAGGAGAAATATTCCGAATCCAAAAACAATAGTGAGTCACCCTCTAGAATAATTCTTTTACAATCCAATTTGGAAATAGCATTAGTGAGCCCTTCCCAGGTAGCTCTAAGTTCTGTTTGTGGAACAGAACTAGCCGTGCAATTCCTCGAACTAGCTAAAATCAGCCTCTCAAGATGATCGCGAACAATAAAACTTGCACCTCCATTCGTTTTTTTTAAAGGAgaaatcaaaattaatcttaagCAGCCCTTAGTGAGGGGATACCCAACCAACTTGAataggaagagaagaaggcctACTAGAGTCGCAAATATCCCAAAGCCATGGGTTGCCTGTCAGGCCATCCAACATGAACTTCATGAATTCTGAAGTAAGTGAGGAGGCTTTATCAACAATTTGAGCAAGAATTGTCtctgaattttgaaaaattctgtcATTTCAAGCAATCCAAAGTTCCCAGGCTGTATACGCAATAGTAGATTTCAAACCAGACCTTCGCCCAACCACCACATGAACAAGAGAATGTGAGCTATCAAAAGAGGTTGTCAAATCAAACCAGGAACAAATTAAGGATTTCCGAAGTAGTTGTAGCCACAGGACAAGGAAGCAGCACATCATGAGTTACATCTTCCAACATATCACAAATTGCAGAAGAAGTTTCATTAAGACCACGCTGCAACAAGAAAGCTTTACAAGGCAGCCGTTTCCAACGGATCTTCCACCAGAAAAGCCAGACCCGAGGAATAATATCTAATTGCCAAATTGATGAGAATAAGGTTCTTCAGTTCATGTCTTGAGTAACAGAAGGCACCTGGTTGTTGAAAGATAGATGAAGAGGATAGAGAAACAAGGAAGAAAAGCATATGCTTGTATATTTCTCTATATCAGAACAGTGTCATAGCCCTCTCTTTTATAGATGAGGGTGGCTGTGTACAAGTAAGGTACAGCTAAGATACAGCTACTATACAGCTACAAGACAAGACAAGTCACACTCCTATATAGCTATAGGACAAGACAAATCATACAGCTAACATCCtccctcaaactcaagatggtaACGAAGATGCTAACTTGAGTTTGTGAACCAAATCCCGATGACGCCCTGGTGGATGAGCCTTCGTAAAAATATCAGCGAGCTGATCTGCAGAAGCAACATGTATCAACTGAAGAGTGCCTTGCTTGATATGATGCCGAATGAAGTGGCAATCTATCTCAATATGCTTTGTTCGCTCATGAAACACATCATTATGAGCAATTTGCATCGCACTTATATTATCACAATTGAGAGAGGAACCACTAGTCAGAGGAATACCCATATCATGGAGGAGCCATCGAAGCCAGATGAATTCAGAAGTAGTATCTGCCAATGCACGATACTCAGCCTCTGTACTGGAGCGAGATACAACCGTTTGTTTCTTACTTTTCCAAGAAATGAGAGAAGAACCAAGCAAGAAACAATAGCCGGTGGTAGAACGACGATCTGTAGGGTCTCCAGCCCAATCAGCATCAGAATAGGCTTGAAGATCCAAGGTAGAGTGGGCTGAGAATAAAAGACCGTGGAACAATGTACCCTTAACATACCGGAGAATACGTAAGACTGCTGCATAGTGTGTAGAACGCGGTGCATGCATAAACTGACTGACCAATGTGACTGCATAAGAGATATCTGGGCGTGTAACAGTCAGATAGATAAGACTACCAACCAACTGTCGATACAAAGTCGCATCTGTTAATGGTTCGCCATCAGTGGGAAGAAGCTTAACATTCATTTCCAGAGGACTTTCCACAGTCTTGCTATCTGTCAACCCAGCACGAGAGATCAGCTCAGAAGCATACTTAGCCTGGGAAAGGTAGTAGCCATCTGAGCTGGATGTCACCTCGAGACCAAGAAAGTAGCTAAGGGATCCTAAATCCTTCATCTCAAACTGTCGTCCAAGAAATTTTTGAAGTGCATGAATCCCTGAGATGTCATCTCCGGTAataaccatatcatccacatataacAAGAGAAGAACAGTACCGGCCGCAGATCGGCGAAGAAACAGTGCAGAATCATATGCACTAGGAGTGAAACCTTGCTGAGTAAGGACTGAACTAAACTTGGAGAACCAAGCGCGAGGAGACTGCTTGAGACCATAAAGTGCCTTTCGGAGGCGACAAACCTTTCCAGGAGGATGAGCAAGACCTGGAGGAGGCTGTAGATAAACTTCCTCAGCTAAATCACCATTGAGGAAGGcgtttttaacatccatctgatgcATCCTCCACCGCTTGACAGCTGCAACTGCAAGTAAAGAACGAAAAGTGGTAAGACGTGCTACCGGGGCAAAAGTCtcttcatagtcaataccatactcTTGAGTGAATCCTCGAGCCACCAAACGAGCCTTGTAGCGTTCTACTGAACCATCAGCATGCGTCTTGATCTTGTATACCCACTTGCATCCCACTGTAGTCTTTCCAGGAGGTAGGTCAGTCAGATCCCATGTATGAGTGGCATGGAGTGCTTGAAGTTCATCGGACATAGCCTTCTGCCAAAGAGGATTAGAGCTGGCCTCGCGATAGTTACGAGGCTCATAGAGGGTAGCAAGAGTAAAAAAGCAATGATAGTCATTTAGATGAGATGGAGTGGATCGTACCCGACCAGAG comes from Phoenix dactylifera cultivar Barhee BC4 unplaced genomic scaffold, palm_55x_up_171113_PBpolish2nd_filt_p 000214F, whole genome shotgun sequence and encodes:
- the LOC103723102 gene encoding uncharacterized protein LOC103723102, translated to MELHSPAAAKKLWNYLRIAFFMMRKGFVSKRRLVMDMNLMMKRGKVLGKSLGNLMFHHHARPPHTPSFGLREYEFSCSNSPNPVFFHAKRRHNYFPCLNAVVEEPDETPARPTVGLPRIEYSPQCSFLSQELAPGERRSPLPSPFSVRISNYSSEDEEGDGSGHEVDDEAEDFIRRFYEQLRAQSRIALLQYQEMEYQEMLARAA